From the genome of Vicia villosa cultivar HV-30 ecotype Madison, WI linkage group LG2, Vvil1.0, whole genome shotgun sequence, one region includes:
- the LOC131650809 gene encoding uncharacterized protein LOC131650809: MIHMCSMEHYQFYRSWMYDRMFPGRRGLKPLFMEGVAAFLSYAFAQECCRREGGVRCPCLKCGCRNIISDPSEVKRHLERVGFRPNYWVWTSNGETMQEMNREASSSQTHIEPDINRVDPGSSSSHMQCQEQFNLVEEMFTDALGVNVAYDEPQDLDGEELPNEKAQRFYQLLKEINIPLFEGSSDSKLSMCVRLLAAKSNWNVPDQCLEFFARLMLDATPVKENMPTSYYDAKRVVSKLGLEVKNIDCCIRGCMLFYDNEFGTNDGELEECKFCKSPRYLVSSKGVDQRQNRVAAKSMFYLPIIPRLQRMFASMHSASQMAWHHTNIISSGMMRHPSDGEAWKHFDRVHPEFALEPRNVRLGLCSDGFTPYNFSGNAYSCCPVIVTPYNLPPEMCMTKPYMFLTCIIPGPSSPKAGIDVYLQPLIDDLKRLWVGAWTYDVSRKQNFNMRAALMWTINDFPAYGMLSGWGTHGKMGCPHCMNHTKAFTLDFGGKSSWFDCHRRFLPTNHEFRRNKDAFRKGIKVKDLPPPRLSSTQVWNNVCDLPKFTDYGEARRIKGYGVDHNWTKRSIFWDLPYWKDNLLRHNLDVMHIEKNFFDNVLNTVMDNEKTKDNEKARKDMELYCNRKELELKP; the protein is encoded by the coding sequence ATGATTCACATGTGCAGTATGGAACATTACCAAttctatcgtagttggatgtatgaTAGAATGTTTCCTGGACGACGTGGGCTTAAACCACTTTTTATGGAAGGAGTTGCCGCGTTTCTCTCGTAtgcgtttgctcaagaatgttgtcgcAGGGAAGGAGGGGTAAGGTGTCCGTGTTTAAAGTGTGGTTGCAGAAATATTATTAGTGACCCTAGTGAAGTGAAGCGTCACTTGGAGAGAGTGGGTTTTAGGCCAAATTACTGGGTTTGGACATCTAATGGGGAAACAATGCAGGAGATGAATAGAGAGGCTTCTAGCAGTCAAACACATATAGAACCAGATATAAATAGAGTTGATCCAGGGAGTAGTTCATCACATATGCAGTGCCAGGAGCAATTTAATCTCGTCGAGGAGATGTTCACTGACGCATTAGGGGTGAATGTGGCGTATGATGAACCACAAGACTTAGATGGAGAAGAACTCCCGAATGAGAAAGCTCAAAGGTTTTATCAGCTgttgaaagaaataaatataccATTGTTTGAGGGGTCTTCTGACTCTAagctatcaatgtgtgtgagacttTTGGCTGCGAaatcaaattggaatgttcctgatcagtgtttagaATTCTTTGCGAGATTGATGTTGGACGCGACTCCTGTGAAAGAAAACATGCCTACAAGTTATTATGATGCAAAAAgggtggtgtcgaagttgggattAGAAGTTAAAaatattgattgttgcattagaggttgcatgttgttttatgacaacgAGTTTGGTACAAATGATGGGgaattggaggaatgtaagttttgcaaGAGTCCGAGGTATTTAGTTAGCAGTAAAGGAGTTGACCAAAGGCAAAATCGCGTTGCAGCGAAATCTATGTTCTATCTACCAATAATACCTAGGTTGCAAAGAATGTTTgcatcaatgcacagtgcaagccaAATGGCATGGCACCATACAAACATAATTAGTTCAGGCATgatgcgacatccatctgatggcgaggcatggaaacacTTTGATAGAGTTCATCCTGAGTTTGCACTTGAACCTAGGAATGTCCgacttggattatgctcagatggtttcaCTCCTTATAATTTTTCAGGAAATGCATATTCTTGTTGCCCAGTTATTGTTACCCCGTACAatctccctcctgagatgtgcatgacgaaACCTTACATGTTTTTGACATGCATCATTCCGGGACCGTCGAGTCCAAAGGCTGGAATCGATGTTTATttgcaacctttaattgatgatctcAAGAGGCTGTGGGTGGGAGCGTGGACTTATGATGTGTCtcgtaaacaaaattttaatatgcGAGCGGCTTTGATGTGGACAATTAATGACTTTcctgcatatggcatgttgtctggatgGGGTACACATGGTAAAATGGGATGTCCGCATTGCATGAATCACACAAAAGCGTTTACTTtggactttggtgggaaaagttcgtggtttgactgtcatcgTAGGTTCTTACCTACCAACCATGAATTTAGAAGGAATAAAGATGCTTTTAGAAAAGGAATAAAAGTAAAAGATCTACCTCCCCCTCGATTGTCATCGACTCAAGTATGGAATAATGTTTGTGACCTACCAAAATTCACAGACTATGGTGAAGCACGTAGAATTAAAGGATATGGGGTTGaccacaattggacaaaaagaagtatcttTTGGGACCTCCCATATTGGAAGGATAATTTATTGCGTCATAAtcttgatgttatgcatattgagaagaacttTTTTGATAATGTGCTTAACACGGTGATGGATAATGAGAAGACAAAAGACAATGAGAAGGCTAGGAAAGACATGGAACTTTATTGTAATCGAAAAGAATTGGAGTTGAAACCTTGA
- the LOC131650811 gene encoding uncharacterized protein LOC131650811 yields the protein MGDSKRSVKNKAQVEGSICAHYIHRETSHFCSHYFNHMMLSPRIIRNEVNFSERSQFTLSVFGRPGRPAGKKSEHWLSQKEMQSAHVHVLINCVEVKPYLEAFGTYYYQSTGEQPSTGYTHAYFPTWFKQQLSCIVTLSPDLIHLRNLSEGPSQRVNEWHTYFVNGYKFHTEEWSVGKKTVNSGVVVKGVTEGGEDDFYGVITHIYELVYNYMDSENKVVLFYCDWYDPSSRGTKIDKKYNTVEIRRDREYKEYDPFIMAHNVRQVYYVPYPSITPRKREWCVVIKSNPMGHIETDELMEDVAYQHDEISPVNEVIETEEIVSLCDTAVEGQQIDASILLSTNPIEEEHEELGESEDNNIRCDEDNEDYDDE from the exons atgggtgattcaaagcgatcagttAAAAATAAGGCACAAGTTgagggatcaatttgtgcacattATATACATcgcgaaacatcacatttttgctctCATTATTTCAATCACATGATGTTGTCTCCAAGAATCATAAGGAATGAAGTTAACTTcagtgaaagaagtcaatttacctTATCAGTTTTCGGTCGTCCAGGCCGTCCCGCAGGGAAGAAGAGTGAGCATTGGCTTTCACAAAAAGAAATGCAATCTGCTCATGTTCATGTGCTGAttaactgcgttgaagttaaaccatatcttga GGCATTTGGTACCTACTATTATCAAAGCACAGGCGAACAACCATCGACTGGTTACACACATGCCTATTTTCCAACATGGTTTAAGCAGCAATTATCATGTATTGTTACACTAAGTCCTGACTTAATACATTTGCGAAATTTGTCTGAAGGCCCTAGTCAACGTGtaaatgaatggcacacataTTTTGTAAACGGTTACAAATTTCACACTGAGGAATGGAGTGTAGGGAAGAAAACCGTAAACAGTGGTGTAgtcgtaaaaggagttacagaggGTGGTGAGGACGACTTCTATGGGGTTATCACACATATTTACGAGTTGGTTTATAATTATATGGActcggaaaataaagttgtcttattTTATTGTGATTGGTATGATCCATCTTCTAGAGGaacaaaaattgataaaaagtATAACACTGTTGAGATTCGAAGAGATAGAGagtacaaagagtatgaccctttcattATGGCACAtaatgttaggcaagtttattatgtaccttatccttcaaTTACCCCACGGAAACGAGAATGGTGTGTTGTAATCAAGTCCAACCCAATGGGTCACATTGAGACTGATGAGTTAATGGAAGATGTTGCATACCAACATGATGAGATTTCACCTGTTAATGAGGTAATTGAAACTGAGGAGATTGTAAGTTTGTGTGATACTGCAGTTGAGGGTCAACAAATTGACGCAAGTATCTTGTTGTCAACAAATCCTATtgaagaagagcatgaagagcTAGGAGAGTCTGAAGACAATAATATCAGATGCGATGAAGACAATGAAgattatgatgatgaatga